TCTTCTCCGCGTGCCTCGCCTATCTTCGTCTTGCCAACATCGCCGAGATATTCATGATCGGCGCCGCCGCGAGCTGCGCGGCCTTCGTCCCCATCCTCGTCTGCGGGCTCTACTGGAAGAGAGGGACTGCCGCGGGGGCGATATGGTGCGCAGTCCTCGGGTTTCTCACCGTTCTTGTCTGGAGCATGCTCTTCGGCGCCGAAGGACAGAAGGCGGGTGGGCTTCACGCGATCATTCCCGGTCAGGTCGTGGGGTGGGGCACTTTCGTATTTGTCAGCCTCATGACGAAACCCATGAATAAGGAATTCATCCGGAAGGTAATGTCCTAGTCTCTGCATCGCGCGGACGGGGCCCCGTACCCCTTCTGGCTCCTTGAGGCCCCGTCCCGCTCCATTCCACGTTGCCAGTCCCTCCAAAAACAATGTACAATCCATGGATTTTTTCATATAGTATGAGACCATGCCCATGGACGTAAAGCAGAAGGTCGCCCTTCTTGCCGCGGCTTCGGCCCTTGTTCTCGCTGCGGGCAAGTTCACCATAGGGCTCTTCTCCGGTTCCATGACGGTGGTGTCCTCCGGACTCGACAGCCTTCTCGACGTCTTCATGTCAGCCATGAACTTCTATGCCATAAAAAAGGCGTCCGAGCCGGCGGACGACGAACACAGATACGGACACGGCAAGGCGGAGGACCTCGCGGGCGCCTTTCAGTCCGTGGTGATCGTCCTGTCCGGGGGGTTCATCATATTCAAGGCCTCGCAAACGTTCATCGAAAAGGGGACCATATCCTACTCTTTCCTCGACCTTCTCGCCATGTGCCTTTCCCTCGTCTTCAGCTTCGCCATATCCACAACCCTCCTCAGGGTCGGTAGCCGCACGGATTCACAGGCGCTCAAGGCCGACGCGCTCCATTACAGGAGCGACCTTTATTCTAACTCGGGGGCGATAATCGCCATCATACTCACCTATTACACCGGCATCATCCTCTTTGACCTTGCCTTTGCCGTCGTAGTCGGCCTCATAATCATCATCTCGGCGGTCAGGATCTTCCGGAGCAGCCTGTCGGGCATCATGGATTCACGCCTCGATGACGAGGTGGAACGCCAGATCAGGGACACGATCAGCGGGATGTCCTTCCCCATGGCCGGTTTCCAC
The sequence above is drawn from the Syntrophorhabdus sp. genome and encodes:
- a CDS encoding cation transporter — protein: MDVKQKVALLAAASALVLAAGKFTIGLFSGSMTVVSSGLDSLLDVFMSAMNFYAIKKASEPADDEHRYGHGKAEDLAGAFQSVVIVLSGGFIIFKASQTFIEKGTISYSFLDLLAMCLSLVFSFAISTTLLRVGSRTDSQALKADALHYRSDLYSNSGAIIAIILTYYTGIILFDLAFAVVVGLIIIISAVRIFRSSLSGIMDSRLDDEVERQIRDTISGMSFPMAGFHKLRTRHSGSNKYIDFHLLACRKLHIDEAHDLAHGIEDRIKAKIPSSDVIVHVEPCNEECDLTEITCVFKKK